The genomic interval GTCTGGGCGGGCGTCGGCACCATTGGCTGGGCAAACACAGGCGTCGCCGTCACTACCGGGGCCTGCACAACCTGGGTCGTACCGGTGCTGGAACATGCAGCCAGTGTCAGGGCAATAAGCGGGGTAGCAAGAAGGGCGATGCGATTCATGTGGTGCGTTCTCGTGGTCGTTACAAAAGGCTCTTGTTGTCGTAATGCGGCGAAAGTGCGTCAGGTTGCATTTGGTCGCGCCATACTGCCCAATCGGGCGGTCGGAAGCCGCAATTCCACCGAAAGTCCGCCCAAAGCAGATCGTTTCAGCGCCAGACTACCCCCGTACACATCTACCAGTTCCTTGACGATATCGAGCCCCAACCCGGTTCCGGGCGTTTTCTCATCGAGTCTGACACCGCGACGCAACACTTTCTGGGCGTCATCCTCGCTCAGGCCAGGTCCATTGTCGTCAATCCGGATCAGCAGCATGTTGCCGCTCTCGATGCGCTCGCTGGACAGCCGCACCCCCACCTGCCCCTTGGACCACTTGCAGGCATTGTCGAGCAGATTGCCCGCCATTTCCTCGAAATCCGCCTCATCCCCCCGGAACCAAGGCAGCGATGCGTCGGGGCGTTGGAAGGCGATGGTGACGTCCGGGTGGATCTTGCGCATGACCCGCGTCAGCCGCAGCATGATCATGGTCGGATCGGCCTTTTTGCCGACCACCGAGGTTCGGGCCGCAAGCCGCGCACGCTCGAGATAGGTGGAAACCATCGTGCTCATCTTCTCGCTTTCGGCGAGAACAACATCGGCCAGCGCGCCCTTCTTGGAGGCGGCCTCGTTGCGCAGCACGGCGATGGGCGTCTTGAGCCCATGCGCCAGATTGCCCACCTGGTTGCGCGCTCGCTCGATGATCTGGGCATTGGAGCGCAGCAGCTCGTTGACCTCCTCGGCCAAGGGCGCAATTTCTCTGGGATAAGTGCCTGTAATCGAAACGCTTTCGCCCTCGCGCACACTTTCGATGGCGGCACTCAGCCGATCAATCGGCCGCATGGCAAAGCGCGCGACGATGGCGCTCATGATGGCCAACATGACGCCCACCGCGCCAAGCACGATGAAGGTTTGCCCACGGAAATCCTGCACCAGTTCGAGGATTTCGCTGAGATTGCCGGTGACGATGATCTGATAGGTGGTCGGCGCCACGGTCACGGTGCGTTCGACGACCCTCATTTCAGTGCCGAAGGTGTCGTGCATCACGGCGGTCCGGCGACCCTGCGCGTCAGCTGTGCCGGTCAGCGATGGCAGATCGATGCCCACCACCGAGGTCGAGAGGTTGTAGAGCGTGCCATTGGCATCGCGGATCGCCCAATACCAACCCGAGCGGGGCCGGTCAAAGCGCGGATCGGTCAGCGAAATCTCGTCGCTCTGCGGCTCACCCGCCTCCAGCAATGCGCCGGTCAGGCTTTCGACGTGGAAATTGAGGGTTTCGGTCAGCGACGTGTCGAGCGCCCGCGAATAGAGATCGGTCAGCAAAAAGCCCGTCGCGACCAGCGCAACGATCAGCCAGCCGGCCGATAACCAAAACAGCGATGCGGCGATTGAGCCTTTTCTCATTCTTCACCTCTCCCTTGGGGGGAGAGGTCGGCGCATAGCGCCCGGTGAGGGGGACTTTTCTTGATGCTGCGCGTGGGGAAGGTCCCCTCACCCAAGCAAAGACGGTCGACCTCTCCCCCGAAGGGGGAGGTGCTCAGGCTCCAACAGTCGGAATGCATGCCCGTCATCGGGCGCTTAATCCTCGGCGATCTGGTAGCCCAGTCCACGCACGGTCTGGATGCAGTCATCCGGCAGCTTCTTGCGCAGGCGGCCAACAAACACTTCGATCGTGTTGCTGTCGCGGTCGAAATCCTGATCGTAGAGATGCTCGGTCAGTTCCGTGCGGGAAATGACCTTGCCCTTGTGGTGCATCAGATAGCTCAGCAGTCGCAATTCGTGGCTGGTCAGCTTCACCGACTGGCCATCGACAGTCACTTTGCCGGAGCGCGAATCCAGCCGCACCGAACCCGAGACGATTTCGTTGGACGCCAGGCCAGCGGCGCGGCGCACCAGCGCACGGATGCGGGCCAGCACCTCTTCCATGTGAAATGGCTTGGCGACATAGTCGTCGGCGCCGGCGTCGATGCCCTGCACCTTGTCGCTCCAGCGGTCACGGGCTGTCAGTAGCAGCACCGGCGTGGTCTTGCCGGCGCGGCGCCATTCTTCGAGCACCGACAGGCCGTCCATGCGTGGCAGGCCGATATCGAGCACGACGGCATCATAGGGTTCGGTATCGCCGAGGAAGTGTCCCTCCTCGCCGTCAAAGGCCACGTCCACCGCATATCCGGCTTCCGTCAGCGCTTCCTTGAGCTGCCGGTTAAGATTGGTATCGTCTTCGACAACAAGAATGCGCATATCCGGACCCCCGCCGATTCGCCTTCACGCTATTGTGCGCTGACCGTCAGGTTTTGCGCAGTGCCATCCGAACTCAATACACCGACGATCCAGACGTAGCGACCATTTTGCTCGCACAGGCGATAGTTCAAAACCTGATCGACACTATAGCCTGCGGCCGCCACGGCGTCATACTGGCTCATGATCTGGCCCTGATTGATCAGCGCCTGAATTTCCGCAGAGCTGTCGATGCACGCCTGCGCACTGGCAGAACCGGTGGCGGCCGTGCCAATCGCAAAAGCGACAGCGATCGGGAGAAGAAATTTCATGGTCAAGGTTTTCATGAGAGCAACTTAGGGCAGCGTTGCTGAATGGGACATGAATAAGGCAAAGATGTCAAAATCCCTTTGCCCAAAGCTCATGCACGACCGATATCCCCCTTGAGCCCCTTACGCAAGAACAGCACGGCAAGTGCCTCCATAATCAGGTGCCCGGCCGAGCTGCCATCGAGTGCCGGAAGGTCGATCCCCAGCAGCTGCGCTACGCCCGCCAGTAGCATCAGGGCGGCGACGATATAGGTTTTGTATCCGCTCAATAGGGCCATGATCATGCTCCTTGTGGTGAATGAGGTTGAAGGCGAGGCAGTCGTACCGGCCACAGAAAGCGCGACCCGGCGAATGGCGGACACGCGCGACGTCCAGCCTTTACCGAAGGTGGTAAAGGTCGATAGACGCTTGAGAAAACTCATCCGGCGGTCACACAGTGCGACGATCAATGCGCCGAGCCCCTTCCTACCTGCATAGGTTTTTATGGCATCCAGCGTCAGCGGGCCCACCTGGCCGTCGGCCACGACGCCAAGCTCGGCCTGCAGCGCGCGGATAGCGCGGTCCGGCCCGGAATTTACGGCGAAATCGAACAGCGCCAGATCGAGCCCTGCGGGCATTTGTCCCGCCTTGCTGCGCTCCCAATAGCTCGCCCGATAGATCCTGGCGGCTTCCGCCCGTTGCAGGGCGCGCACCGCGTCCTTGGACAGTTTCCACCACGGCGACACATTGCGCCACCGGGCCAGCGTCTTGTGGGTGATGCCCATGTTGGTGGCGCCGCCGGGATCGCTTGGATGATCGACATAGCCGCCCTCGTGCCGCAGCACTGCGTCGAGGCAGAGCTCAAATCGCGTCTTAGCCATGGAAGTCTCCCTGTCCAGCATGCCCCGCCCCGAGGACGGTGCTGATCTGCGCGACGGTGAAAGTGAAAGCGCCCGGTGAGACGCCGAAGTCGGCCACCTGCTGCGCCGCCGAATAGACGGCAGTCGCCGCCCCGACCTCAAAGCTGCGCACCGCCGTGGCACCGTTGAACACCCGCACCCGATAGCGCTCGGGCACATGCTCTAGCGGGCTCTCTGTCGCGCCCCAGCCATCGCCGTCGGCGCGGCTGCACCGGACCCAGCTCAACGCGATATCGCTGCCGGTTCGAGTTGCCCGCAAATGCACCGGTGCCAGCGGCAAGGCCGGATCGGTGGTCGTGGAAACCGTCAGCGTCGTTCCCACCAGGTCCGACGCCCCGGCGTAGATCCGAAACCCGCGTTCTTCCCCGAGGTGATGGGTCTCGACGGGCAAGGCAGCGCTTCTCTGGTCGAGCACCATCACCCGCCTGCCAACCGACGCCGTTCCGATGGCCGCCCGAGTTCCGCTCAGGCCGCGCAGCAAGCCACTCAACCGATAGCGCCCGCTCGACACCAGATCGGCCCGCGCAAAGCCAACGACCTCCCAGCCCCCACTGTCCGTCTCGACGGCCAGTCGATTGCTCCCCGCCAATGCTGCCAGTGGCTCCACCGAGGCCAGATGCCCGGCCAAAAGCTTCACATCCAGCACATTACCATTGTCCCAGACTGCAACCGGTCCAGCGCGAAACACCGCCGCAACCGTCCCCAACAGCCCACGCCGCGAGACATCGGCCACGCGCGCGCCGGTAGCGTCATCGACCACCTGCAGCGCACCCGGCCACGGCTGCGCATATCCGCTCACCACCAGCCGAGACCGTGTCGGCTCAGCTGGCAATGGCGGCAGATGCGCCACGGCCATGACCGGCACCGAGCGCACCGTCGCCCCATTGGCCTTGGTCAGCGGCCGATCAATATCGGTCGCCACCGCCATATTGGCCGGCAGCGTCCGCGCCGTTATCTTCCGTGCTAAACCATCGCGGATTTCCGTGATTTCGAATGGGCCCTCGGTCAACCCGCCAATATCCACCACATCGCCCGGCTCAAGTGCGAGATCGGACGGTGGCAGCGTAAAGTCGAGCGTCTCGCGCTCTGGCGCCGCCGCATCCAGCATCCGCTCCGCCGCCAGACGTGCCCCCGCTCCATCCAGCACCAGCGCCGTCGTCTGCCCCGTCAAAGCACCATCGCCGCGCAAAGCCGTTACGGTCGCGGCCAGATAATCCCGCTCCCGATCCAGAAAACTCAGCGCCAACCGCCCCGGCGCTTCCGCCGGATCAACGCGGCGACGGGACAGGATCGCCCCCTCACCCACCGCCAGCCTGTTTTGATCCAGCGTAACCGCCGCCTCGCGCCGTGCAATTGCTAGTTGCAATCCATCGACTCGATTGCGCAGGCCAAGCCCGGTGGCCGCCATGATCGGCTCAATGGCTTCGCGTGCCGTCGTCGCATTGGCCAGCACATAGCCGCCAATCTGCGGCGCCGCCGCCTCGGCCTTGATCGCAACGCCATGGTCAGCTGCGATCGCACTGATGATCTCTTCGCTCGTCGCGCCGCCCAGTCGCCCGGTCAGCCAGTGTCCGTTGCGATGGTTGGGGCCATCGGCCCACACCTCGGTTAGCGCCGGAAAGGCCGGGTAGGGCCGCGCGTCCCAGGTCCAGTGATAGATCCGCTCCACATCGACCATGCCGACCGGATTGTTCGCCGCCTTGCGCCACCACGCCTGATGCGCCCGCAACACCTGACGCTGGATCAGCGCATCGGGCGTTCCCGTCGAAAAATACGGCAGGCCGCCCTCGGCGCTTTTGGGGTCGCCAAAAATGTTGGGCTGGTTGGCACCCTTGTCGACCGCACCACAGCCCAGCTCGGTGAAATAGATCGGCTTGCTGCCCGGCACCCAGGCAGTCGGGCTGGCACTCCGCACCCCGCCCGGCCGGTTGTGATGCGGCTGGCTCCACCAGTTGCGGATGTCCTTGTAACGCCATACCCACGGCTCGTTATGCGTGCCATCGCTGATCGGCGTCCGCACCTGCCCGCGGCGATGCGCATCACTGGCATAGTACCAGTCATAGCCCTCCCCGCCTGCGACATTGCCCGCCAGGTAATCGAGGTCATAGCCCGTCGCCGACAGCGCCGCATCGCTATGCCCCTGCCCATCGCGCCAGTCGGCCAGCGGCATGTAATTGTCGATGCCGACCGCGTCGATATGAGGCGAGGCCCAGAGCGGATCGAGATGGAAAAACTTCTCGCCGTCCGGCTGATAGCCCGAATACTCACTCCAGTCCGCCGCATAGGTCAGCTTGGTCGCAGACCCGACCACCGCCCGCACATCCGCCGCCAGCGACACCAGTGCCGACACGAACGGAAAACTGTTGCCCGCGCCGCGCACTGTCGTCAGTCCGCGCATTTCCGAGCCGATGATCAGCGTATCAACGCCACCCGCCGCCGCTGCCAGTCCGGCATAATGCAGCATCATCTGCCGATGCCCGGCCGCAAAAGCCGCCACCTGCGTCGCAGCCGCCGCGCTTTTGTCCGGCGCCCCCGGCCGTCCCGGCGCCGGATGGCAGGTAATTCGTCCGCGCCAGGGATAGGCTCCCTGTTCCGAGGCGCCATAAGGATCGGCCAGTCCGTTGCCGGACGGCACATCCATCATGATTATGGGATAAATCGTAACCTTAAGCCCGCGCGCCTTGAGATCGGCAATTGCCGCCAGCACCGAAGCGTCCGACGGCGTGCCGCCATAGGCCGCACCGCCGCCATGCATGGACACGACGGGCACACTGCCGCGCCCGAGCCCCATCACACTCCACTCGGCACCCGACACCGAGCGATCCGCCGCCTCGACACGCGGCCCCACCATACAAGACCCACAGCGCAGATCATTGCCAAACCAGGCAATCACCAGCGCCACATGCTTGAGATTGGGGCAAAGCGCCGTCAGCTCGTCGATCGACAGCGTCCAGTCGCTCACATTGGCGCTGACATGGGTATTCTCGCCCGCAGTCTGCCCCGGCCCGACCATCCGCATACGCGGTGCCGGATCATAGCCAAACTCGGTCGCCCCCGGGATCACCGTCACCGCCCGAATATCGCGCTCCAGGTCGCCGACCACGCGGCACAACTCAACGGACAGTTGCGGAATGCGATTGCCGAATTTTTCCAGCGGCAGTTGCTCGACCACGAGGTAACAAATCCCGCGATAGGCCGGCGCCGTCCCTTGCGTCGCCTCAATCAACCCATCCGGCAGCTGGCTTTGCGTGCCGCGATAAAACCGCAGCGTCAGCCCTTCGGTGTCGAGCAATTGCCCATCGGCCCAGATGCGCCCCAGCCGATGCACCTCGCCCTCGCAGAAGGCTACGGCAAAGCTCGCGCCCACCACATCCTCGCGGTCGCCCGCGCCCTTGGCCCCGGTATTTTCGGCCGCCAGCAGCTCCAGCTCGCGCGCCCAGATGATGTTGCCCGACAGCCGGCTCCAACCATAGAGCCGGGGCACAGCGATGCCCTCGCTTGACCCCTGAAGCCGAATATCGCTGCCACCGGCCTCGCGCTTTTCACCAAACAGCATGCCATCGACCGCGCTTCCCGCCAGCGCCCCCAGCGCCCGCCCAACCGTCGCGCCAATAGGCCCGCCGACCAGTCCACCCACGAACTGCCCAGCCAGCGAAAGTGCCAAAGTGGCCATGTTTACTTCCTTTCTCACCTCTCCCTTCGGGGGAGAAGGGGAAAACCGAGGGCTGGCAGTCATCACCCTTCTCCCCTCGCGGGAGAAGGTGCCCGAAGGGCGGATGAGGGGGCCTCGCCTCAGTCCGGAAACCGAAACCGCCCACTCACCCGCCGTGCCCAGGCTTCGGTCAAATTTGACTCGACCACGCCCAGCCGTTCCTGCGCATGGATGAACCGCTCGGCACTCACCAAAATCCCGCAATGCTTGGGTTCGGCCATGCCGCCCAGCCGAAACAACACCACCTGCCCACCAGCTAGCCCACCAGTCTCCGCCACCAGCAGCGTCTCCGCCGCCTGTCGCAGCGCCCCAGCATTGAGCGGATCGCGCATATCGGCCCGATAGGGCGGCATCGCCACAGGCTCCGCACCATAAAGCGCCCGCCACACGCCCCGCAGCAGTCCAAGGCAATCGCACCCTGCCCCCACCAATGACGCCTGATGCCGATAGGGCGTGCCCAAAAACTCCCGCGCCGCCGCAATCACCGCATCCGACGTCACGGCACCACCGCCCGACCATCCAGCGCATCGCCATTGCGCGGATGGCGCAGCACATAGTCATTGCCCGGAATATGCGGAAAACCGCGAAAATTGACCGCATTGGCGAACTTGGCCTTGCAGGTGGCAAAGCGCCGATCGCACCCAGCCGTCACGCTCAGCGTATCGCCCACCGCGATCCAGTCGCCCACCCGCACCCCAAAACCCAGCACATCGCGATTGCCGCTACGCTGGTGGCTCACCACCCCATCGCGCAGCCCGATGCGCTTGCCATCCGTCCAGCTGGCCGCGCCAAAGCCGAACCAGCCAGCGGCAAATCCGGCCAACCCAGTCAGCACAAGCCGATAGGGATCATCGATCGCCGTCACCGTCGCCTGTCCGGTAAACGCCGGATTGCTGAGGTCCACCCGGCAGCGCGCATCGCCCACCGCGGCGTCGCATAGCCCCTGATAAATCCGCCCATGCGTTACGTTCAGGTCCTGCTGCGCCGACCGCAGCTCTGCCCGAAATACGCCATCCTCGCGCACGATTTCGCCAATCGCATCGCGCCGCAGCAGCACGCGCTGGCTGATATCGGCCCAATTCACCCGCCAGGTTTCCACCACCGCGCCGTCGTAGCGCCCGAGCAGAATATCGTCCTCGATGATTGCCTCGGCATGCAGAACGCCCAGCACTTCGCTGGTTTCCACCTGCGCACCCAGCTTTGCCGGCACCTCGCTGCCGTCCAGTCCATGTGCCGGCACAAAATCCACGCCGCCAAACCGCAATGTCCGGTCATGATCGGTAAAACCCAGCACCACGCCATCCGTGCGCGTCAATTTCCAGCACTGCGCCAGCGTCGTCTCGCCCTTCGCCACATGCGCGGCGAGCCCCACATTGAGCGTCCTCATGGCAAAATCTCCACCAGCGGAATGCTCGGGGCCTCAGCGCCATCAAAGCTGGTCAGTTCCACATCGAGCCGGTCGGTATCGAACCGCACCGGCACATCGAACAGAAACCCCGCCGTCACCACGGCGCCATTCGCTGGCGCCACGGAAAAACCGACGACGCCCGTCGCCACATCCACAGTCCAGCCGCTCATCACCTCCACGCCCGCCACCGCCACCCGCACAGAGCCGGCGACCGGTTTAGTGATCGACCGCAAATACGGATCAAACGCCGCGCCATATTTCTTGCTGAGGGCAAAGCTGGTCCGGCTGCCGTTTCCGGTGCCAATCGCCTGGTCCAGTGCCGTCGGCACAGCGCCATTGCTCGAAAAATCCAGCCCATCGCGCCACAAAAACCCATGCAGCCGCCCGCGTCTTTCCTCGAAAAACGCCAGCACCGCCGCCATATCCGCCCGCGATTTGACGCCATAGCCAGCATTGTAGCGCCGCCGCGAATGCAGCCACCGCCCATTCCGCTGCTCGCCCCCACCCGCCAGCGTCACCACATCCGTCCGCCGCTCCGGCCCACCCCGAGCCCCCAGCGCCACATCAAGCGGAAACCGCACTGCATGAAATGCCATTTGATCGACTCCGAAATCATCAGTCATCCCCTCTCCCCTGAGGGGAGAGGGTCGGGGTGAGGGGTTCAGAGGTTGTGGGGCCAAACAGCACCGCCACCACCACTGAACCCCTCACCCGCCGCTGCGCGGCGACCTCTCCCCTCAGGGGCGAGGTGGGAAAGAGCCTAACTCCCCCGCGAACCCCTCTTCACCGCCCGCAACAGCATCGCACTGATCTCCGCCTCGCTCGCTGCAAAGCTGCGCGCATCACTCGCCGTCACGTTGAACGTCACATTCACCGCCCCGCCACCGCCACCCGCCACACCCAACCGACCATCCGGCCCACGCGACAGCGGCATGATGGCCTCAGCTCCCGCCTCACCCATCAGCCCCAGTCCGCCATGCATCGGGAAATAGCTCGGCGTCGCGATCACCCCGCCCTTGGCGAACGGGGTCACATTGCCCAGCGCCGGATTGGTCGCGGCGAACAGGTTTTCCACCAGCCCGCCGACCAGCGTGCCCAGCGGCTTGATCGCCGCCTTGAGCGCGATGTCGGCAAAGCTGCGTGAAATATCGCCCAGCAGCGACTTGAACGATTTGCCATCGACCAGCGCCCCGCGAAACGCCGTATTGATCGACCGCGCCACGCCATCTGCCAGGTCGCCAATGCGCCCCAGTTCGAGAGACACATCGCCCAGTTCGTCGCGAAAACTGTCGGGAAAAAAATCATCGGCCATCGGGAAAACGCTCCATCAATCCAGCAAGGTCATCGCGGCCTAGTGCCCCCCCCCGGTCACCCACCACCGCGCCCCAGGCCGAGGCCAGTTCGCGTGGCGTCATGCGCCAGAATTCGCGCGGCGGCAGGCGCAGCACGCCCAGCCCGAACCGCATCGCCGCATCCCACGGAAACGGCGTCATGCCGCCTCTCCAAACGTCGCCCTCAACAGCCGCGCCGCAATATCGGCCGCGCCCTTGAGCCCGCCCTCGATTGCCATGCGCGCCAGGTCGTCATCGCTGACCGCATTGCCACCGCCGCGCAGCCCCGCCCCCAGGATCGCCGTCAAATCTCGCGCCGAAACCCGGCCACTGGAAAACCGCTCGGCCAGTCCGACGAGATCCCCCGCCTGCAACCGCGCCTCCAGCTCCGCCAACGCCCCAAGCGTCAGGCACAACACCTTCGTCTCGCCGCCAATGACAGCATCAATCTCCCCGCGCTGTGGAATGGCCATGTGTGTTTCCCTTATTGGTTGTTCGACGCACCCTCGCCCCATGGTCATCACCCGGCTAGTCCGGGTGATCCATCGCGCCACACGTGAGGAGGCATGGATTGCCCGGACAAGCCGGGCAATGACGGCGACTAAGGCGCAGTTGCAGAAATCAAATCGCCGTAAAAATCACTTCCCCGGCGCTTTCCAGCGCCAGATCAAACGTCACCTCCCCGGCGTGATCGGCCGAAAACTCCAGCGCCACGATCTGAAACAGCCCCTGCACTGTCCCGAAATCGGGGATGATCAGCTGCCAGTTCCGGATCGTGCCGCCAAAAAACAACGCCCGCACCTGCGCATCGGATTCCGTGTCCTTGAACACCCCTGCGCCCGAAACCGAAGCCCGCTTCACCCCACCACCCGCCAGCAATTCCCGCCAACGCCCGGCGCTTTCCTGGTCTGTCGTGTCCACGCTCGAGGCATTGAACGCCAGCGCCCGCGTCCGCAGCCCCGCCACCGTCAAAAAACTGCCTGCCCCCGTCTGATCGAGCTTGAGCAGCATGTTCTTCCCGATCTGTGCGGCCATGTTTTTCGCCTTTCAAGAAATTGTCGCCACGCCCGGAGCGCGGACTCTCACGTCGAATGTTTCAGTCGACACCCTCCCCCTTGCGGGGAGGGATCAAGGGTGGGGGTACTGCGCACACCCATGCCAGACGACCGGACGAGGCCCCCTCATCCGCCGCTGCGCGGCACCTTCTCCCACGAGGGGAGAAGGAAAGAGCTCAACTCTCACTCAAAAACCGCAGCGTCACCGCCGCCTTGGCATGTCCCGTGTCCCGGTCGATCACCGTATCCGTCCGCACATGCTCGCAATGGGTGACGACAATCCCGCCAGCCGAAAGCCCCAGCGCCACCGCCACCACCCGTACCGCCATATCCAGCGCCCGCTTGCGACTGGGCTGATCGCCCCGGCAATGGATCAGCACCCGGTGCTCCTGCCCCGGCGCTTCATCGCCATCGCGCTGCAACACGTCGTGCCGGGCGATCACCACATAAGGCGCCACCGCTCCGCGCGGCGGGGCGTCGAAGACGCCATCGCCGACGATGGCAGCCAGCGACACATCGCCCTTGAGCGCCGCCACCAGCGCGCCTTGCAACAGGCTGATCGGATGCATCGCCCTACCCCGTAAAACTAGTTTCGCTACAGGCGCAGCTCAGATACGCCCGCCTTCCATTGAGGTCGGCAGCGCTCACCACATCGAGGCTCCGCCCACGATAGATGATCCGGTCACCCGGCTTCACGTCGTTACGAAAACGCACAACCACCGCGTGGGAGATCTCCACCGACCGCCCATCGGCGCTGGTGCCCTGTCGCCCGGTCAGCGAGCGGACCCGCGCCCAAAGGCTCGTCACCGACACAAACAGCGCCACATGTCCGCCCTCGGCCTCGCCCGTCGTCTCGCGCCGCTTGAACTGCACCCGGTCGGTCAGCGTGCCGATGGGCGGGATCCGCTCGCTCACAGCCGCACCCGTTTATAGCCGGCGACCATGCGGTCGAACCCCGAAGGCACGACCGCCCCGGACCCGGCCACGATCACCGCGTCGCGATGCTCGAACCAATAGGCCACCAGCGCCAGCAGCGCCTGGCGGATGTCGGCCGGTACATCCTCCGGCCCGGTGCCAAACCCGGCCTCATAATCAATCTCGATGCCCTGCTGCGCCCTTAGCAGGGGCGTGCCTACCACCGTTCGGGGCAAGAGCAGCCGATCCGGCTCGCTCAAAAACTGCGCCAGCGGCACGTCATGGCTGGCCCCGGCCTCGTCATAGGCCGCAATGGCCGTCACGCTGATAAATGGCATCACCGGCAGCTTGACCACCCGGCTTTCC from Devosia sp. 2618 carries:
- a CDS encoding phage head closure protein, whose product is MSERIPPIGTLTDRVQFKRRETTGEAEGGHVALFVSVTSLWARVRSLTGRQGTSADGRSVEISHAVVVRFRNDVKPGDRIIYRGRSLDVVSAADLNGRRAYLSCACSETSFTG
- a CDS encoding DUF3168 domain-containing protein — its product is MHPISLLQGALVAALKGDVSLAAIVGDGVFDAPPRGAVAPYVVIARHDVLQRDGDEAPGQEHRVLIHCRGDQPSRKRALDMAVRVVAVALGLSAGGIVVTHCEHVRTDTVIDRDTGHAKAAVTLRFLSES
- a CDS encoding gene transfer agent family protein; translation: MAIPQRGEIDAVIGGETKVLCLTLGALAELEARLQAGDLVGLAERFSSGRVSARDLTAILGAGLRGGGNAVSDDDLARMAIEGGLKGAADIAARLLRATFGEAA
- a CDS encoding phage major tail protein, TP901-1 family; protein product: MAAQIGKNMLLKLDQTGAGSFLTVAGLRTRALAFNASSVDTTDQESAGRWRELLAGGGVKRASVSGAGVFKDTESDAQVRALFFGGTIRNWQLIIPDFGTVQGLFQIVALEFSADHAGEVTFDLALESAGEVIFTAI
- a CDS encoding head-tail connector protein, encoding MTSYLLAGPAEEPVSLAEAKAFLKVDDEAEDGLIMTLIGAARLHIEGVTGRALLAQSWRVVLDCWPESRVVKLPVMPFISVTAIAAYDEAGASHDVPLAQFLSEPDRLLLPRTVVGTPLLRAQQGIEIDYEAGFGTGPEDVPADIRQALLALVAYWFEHRDAVIVAGSGAVVPSGFDRMVAGYKRVRL